One genomic region from Terriglobus aquaticus encodes:
- the lexA gene encoding transcriptional repressor LexA, whose translation MAITRRQKEVLDFLSAFTQRKGYSPSYEEIATGLGLNSLATVHKHVTNLHNKGLLQRSHNRSRSIDVLAQKSRRTPDRLPLMGRIAAGKPVEAIETAETISLSEIVGSREVFALEVRGDSMCDEHIVNGDYVLVERTATAREGEIVVALVDGADATLKRFYKEGAMVRLQPSNAAMAPIFAPADRVTIQGKVLGMLRKYA comes from the coding sequence ATGGCGATCACGCGTCGGCAAAAAGAGGTGCTCGATTTCCTTTCCGCATTTACTCAGCGGAAGGGCTACTCCCCGTCCTATGAAGAGATCGCCACCGGACTTGGGCTGAACTCCCTCGCAACCGTCCACAAACACGTCACCAACCTGCACAACAAGGGCCTTCTCCAGCGATCCCACAACCGGAGCCGGTCCATCGACGTCCTTGCGCAGAAGTCCCGGCGAACGCCAGACCGGCTCCCGCTCATGGGCCGCATCGCTGCCGGCAAACCGGTCGAAGCCATCGAGACCGCTGAAACCATCTCGCTGTCAGAGATCGTCGGCAGCCGTGAGGTCTTCGCTCTCGAAGTTCGCGGTGACTCCATGTGCGACGAGCACATCGTCAACGGCGACTACGTGCTGGTGGAACGCACCGCCACCGCGCGCGAAGGTGAAATTGTCGTCGCCCTCGTGGACGGCGCAGACGCCACCCTGAAGCGCTTCTACAAAGAAGGTGCGATGGTACGCCTGCAACCGTCTAACGCCGCCATGGCTCCCATCTTCGCTCCCGCGGACCGCGTCACCATCCAGGGCAAAGTCCTCGGCATGTTGCGGAAGTATGCCTAG
- a CDS encoding type II toxin-antitoxin system Phd/YefM family antitoxin, with amino-acid sequence MMAVSPAKTKSKSLSGTHKRLPAQIAAADAKAHLLRMIATVGETGEYIITKRGKPVARLVPFQTEAKPDIYGCMAGTVQIIGDVMAPLPPEEWGDLY; translated from the coding sequence ATGATGGCCGTCAGTCCCGCCAAAACAAAATCTAAGTCGCTCTCCGGTACGCACAAAAGACTTCCGGCGCAAATCGCGGCCGCAGACGCCAAGGCGCACCTGCTTCGCATGATCGCCACGGTAGGCGAAACCGGCGAGTACATCATCACCAAGCGAGGAAAGCCCGTCGCCAGGCTCGTTCCATTCCAGACAGAGGCTAAGCCCGATATTTACGGCTGCATGGCTGGAACAGTTCAAATCATCGGTGATGTCATGGCGCCGCTACCGCCAGAGGAGTGGGGAGATCTGTATTGA
- the uvrB gene encoding excinuclease ABC subunit UvrB, with product MDFQLATDYKPQGDQPRAIAELTAGLEEGEKHQVLLGVTGSGKTFTMAKVIQAANRPALVLAHNKTLAAQLYHEFKQFFPKNAVEYFVSYYDYYQPEAYIPAGDLYIEKEATINEELDKLRLSATRSLFERRDCIIVSSVSCIYGLGSPEAYYGMLMLLEKGQKLKREDITRRLVEILYERNDGDFRRGTFRVRGDVVEVFPTYDENAYRIELFGDEIDSLAQIDPLFGTVKQKYARLPIYPKSHYVVQPERKMSAIDSIVHELTEWEAQLEKEGRMVEAQRIHQRTRFDLEMIKSVGYCHGIENYSRHFSGRLPGEAPPTLFDYFPRDFLLFIDESHVTVPQLHGMWHGDRNRKGNLVDYGFRLPSAMDNRPLRFEEFEQRTGQIVYVSATPGPYELTKSAGVVVEQIIRPTGLIDPPVEIRPIKGQIDDLLAEIRDRVARNERVLVTTLTKRMAEDLSGYYTEVGVKCRYMHSEIETLERVKLLRDLRRGEYDVLIGINLLREGLDLPEVSLVAILDADKEGFLRSRGSLIQTIGRAARHVEGRAILYADNMTDSMRRALDETSRRREIQQAYNDEHGIVPQSVARPIGEALVGIAEADYADVSIDSSVPEFASQQELDKHIAGMEAEMREAAKKFEFERAAKLRDAIKELRTKEFLFA from the coding sequence ATGGATTTTCAGCTCGCGACCGACTACAAGCCGCAGGGCGATCAGCCGCGCGCCATTGCAGAACTCACCGCCGGCCTGGAAGAAGGCGAGAAGCATCAGGTCCTGCTCGGCGTCACCGGCTCCGGCAAGACCTTCACCATGGCCAAGGTCATCCAGGCCGCGAACCGCCCCGCGCTCGTGCTCGCGCACAACAAGACGCTCGCCGCCCAGCTCTACCACGAGTTCAAACAGTTCTTCCCCAAGAACGCGGTCGAATACTTCGTCAGCTACTACGACTACTACCAGCCCGAAGCCTACATTCCCGCCGGCGACCTCTACATCGAGAAGGAAGCCACCATCAACGAAGAGCTCGACAAGCTGCGGCTCTCGGCCACGCGCTCGCTCTTCGAACGCCGCGACTGCATCATCGTCTCCTCGGTTTCGTGCATCTACGGCCTCGGCTCGCCGGAGGCGTACTACGGCATGCTCATGCTGCTCGAGAAGGGTCAGAAGCTCAAGCGTGAAGACATCACACGACGCCTCGTCGAAATCCTCTACGAGCGCAACGATGGAGACTTCCGCCGCGGCACCTTCCGCGTCCGTGGCGACGTCGTCGAGGTCTTTCCCACCTACGACGAGAATGCCTATCGCATCGAGCTCTTCGGCGACGAGATCGACTCCCTCGCCCAGATCGACCCGCTCTTTGGCACCGTCAAGCAGAAGTACGCGCGCCTACCCATCTACCCCAAGAGCCACTACGTCGTGCAGCCCGAGCGCAAGATGAGCGCCATCGACTCCATCGTGCACGAGCTCACGGAGTGGGAAGCGCAGCTCGAAAAAGAGGGCCGCATGGTCGAGGCACAGCGCATTCACCAGCGCACCCGCTTCGATCTGGAAATGATCAAGTCGGTCGGCTACTGCCACGGCATCGAGAATTACTCGCGCCACTTTAGTGGCCGTCTTCCCGGCGAAGCTCCGCCAACCCTCTTCGATTACTTTCCGCGCGACTTCCTTCTCTTCATCGACGAATCCCACGTCACCGTCCCGCAACTTCACGGCATGTGGCATGGCGATCGCAATCGCAAGGGCAACCTCGTCGACTACGGCTTCCGTCTGCCCTCCGCCATGGACAACCGCCCTCTGCGCTTCGAGGAGTTTGAGCAGCGCACCGGCCAGATCGTCTACGTCTCCGCCACGCCCGGACCTTACGAGCTCACCAAGTCCGCTGGCGTCGTGGTCGAGCAGATCATCCGTCCCACCGGCCTCATCGATCCGCCGGTCGAAATCCGCCCCATCAAGGGCCAGATCGACGATCTGCTTGCTGAAATCCGCGACCGCGTCGCCCGCAACGAGCGCGTACTCGTCACCACGCTCACCAAGCGCATGGCAGAAGACCTCTCCGGCTACTACACCGAGGTCGGCGTGAAGTGCCGCTATATGCACTCCGAAATCGAGACCCTCGAGCGCGTCAAGCTCCTCCGCGATCTTCGCCGCGGCGAGTACGACGTCCTCATCGGCATCAATCTGCTCCGCGAAGGTCTCGATCTGCCCGAGGTCTCGCTCGTCGCGATCCTCGACGCCGACAAGGAAGGTTTCCTGCGCTCGCGGGGCTCGCTTATCCAGACCATCGGCCGCGCCGCCCGTCACGTGGAGGGCCGCGCCATCCTCTACGCCGACAACATGACCGACTCCATGCGTCGCGCGCTCGACGAAACCTCGCGCCGTCGCGAGATCCAGCAGGCCTACAACGACGAGCACGGCATCGTTCCGCAGTCCGTCGCCCGGCCCATCGGCGAGGCTCTCGTCGGCATCGCAGAGGCCGACTACGCCGATGTCTCAATCGACAGCAGCGTGCCCGAGTTCGCCTCGCAGCAGGAACTCGACAAGCACATTGCCGGCATGGAAGCCGAGATGCGCGAAGCCGCGAAGAAGTTCGAGTTCGAGCGCGCCGCAAAGCTTCGCGACGCCATCAAGGAGCTGCGTACCAAGGAGTTTCTCTTCGCCTGA
- a CDS encoding glutamine synthetase family protein — MSGTYRDFLELSYEELEEKNLSIKEERKQRTDAGKLQEARLKDLTDTKGVKAVTVLFSDLEGRLHMLDYDKKFLVNSFDNLTFDGSSIRGFTAQKESDLRLGLDWGSFYWAPADVFGSGKALVFGEVIDKDGKPYAADLRGMLKQFANEQYKQNGYTLNAANEIEGFLFDGVDAERSFAKTGAFEYVNAGGYYHSLPGDPLREFIDTAAEVQRAMGFENEKDHPEVAPSQFEINYTYGEVVSAADQIQLYKLICRQIATQMGMTASFLPKPVTGVNGSGMHTNVSITKDKKNLFWDANGQEKISPMAWDFIDKILTAGNDLCLLLNASVNAYRRLDPHFEAPNQIKASATDRGSMIRIPIGNEKSARVEVRSVGPDANPYAVLLSVFKTGLEGEIGKIENLRQAERYLPDNIYTAIENFRGSAWAGKLLGEDVKGRYADLKQASADRCARLLGTIVKAPEVQFHHDVYNQLLWGQF, encoded by the coding sequence ATGTCTGGTACGTACCGCGATTTCCTGGAACTTTCCTATGAAGAGCTGGAAGAGAAAAACCTCAGCATCAAGGAAGAACGCAAGCAGCGCACCGATGCAGGCAAGCTGCAGGAAGCGCGACTGAAGGATCTGACCGACACCAAGGGTGTGAAGGCGGTCACCGTCCTGTTCAGCGACCTGGAAGGCCGGCTGCACATGCTGGACTACGACAAGAAGTTCCTGGTGAACAGCTTCGACAACCTGACGTTCGACGGATCGTCGATCCGCGGCTTTACGGCGCAGAAAGAGTCGGACCTGCGACTGGGACTGGACTGGGGATCGTTCTACTGGGCTCCGGCGGATGTGTTCGGATCCGGCAAGGCGCTGGTGTTCGGCGAAGTGATCGACAAGGACGGCAAGCCCTATGCGGCCGACCTGCGCGGCATGCTGAAGCAGTTTGCCAATGAGCAGTACAAGCAGAACGGCTACACGCTGAACGCGGCGAACGAGATCGAGGGTTTCCTGTTCGACGGCGTGGACGCGGAGCGGTCCTTTGCCAAGACGGGTGCCTTTGAGTACGTGAACGCGGGCGGCTACTACCACTCGCTGCCGGGCGATCCGCTGCGCGAGTTCATCGACACGGCGGCCGAAGTGCAGCGCGCGATGGGCTTTGAGAACGAGAAGGACCACCCGGAAGTGGCGCCGTCGCAGTTCGAGATCAACTACACCTATGGCGAGGTGGTTTCGGCGGCCGACCAGATCCAGCTGTACAAGCTGATCTGTCGCCAGATTGCGACGCAGATGGGCATGACGGCGAGCTTCCTGCCCAAGCCGGTGACCGGCGTAAACGGCAGCGGCATGCACACCAACGTTTCCATCACCAAGGACAAGAAGAACCTGTTCTGGGATGCGAACGGGCAGGAGAAGATTTCGCCGATGGCGTGGGACTTCATCGACAAGATCCTGACCGCCGGCAACGACCTGTGCCTCCTGTTGAACGCCAGCGTGAACGCTTACCGGCGTCTGGATCCGCATTTCGAGGCACCGAACCAGATCAAGGCTTCGGCGACCGATCGCGGCTCGATGATCCGTATTCCGATCGGCAACGAGAAGTCAGCTCGTGTTGAAGTGCGCTCGGTAGGACCGGATGCGAACCCGTACGCGGTGCTGCTGTCGGTGTTCAAGACCGGCCTCGAGGGTGAAATCGGGAAGATCGAGAACCTGCGCCAGGCGGAGCGCTACCTGCCGGACAACATCTACACGGCCATCGAGAACTTCCGCGGTTCGGCGTGGGCGGGCAAGCTGCTGGGCGAAGACGTGAAGGGCCGGTACGCCGACCTGAAGCAGGCTTCGGCAGATCGCTGCGCGCGCTTGCTGGGAACTATTGTGAAGGCGCCCGAGGTGCAGTTCCACCACGACGTGTACAACCAGTTGCTGTGGGGCCAGTTCTAG
- a CDS encoding Ig-like domain repeat protein, with protein MTATQRGVPPSSTFSHLCARSMRCLCLTLAASLLALSLPCIRAQDAVLVLTPSPTTTVAAGTGSAGYGGDGNSASAAQLAAPSAMARDAQGNIFLADTRNHRIRRIAAADGTISTIAGTGVQGFAGDEGPATQAQLDSPGGVAVLTDGTLVIVDTHNHRLRRVDAAGNIHTIAGTGTRGYSGDGAAATAAQLNGPLGVAAGLAGDLYIADAGNHCIRHLGADGTISTVAGDGTQGDAIDGAPATSTHLNLPVAVTVRADGSVLITDRGSNRILILQTDGTLHTLNTASVSLRRPSGTGTNSFGDTLIADTGNFRVAQISSSGAGSVLGSGEQGAPNPALAPIATAFGATASVLGTNTSAAPGQIAVLDRDHSQLLQVSLPRLAFADTVVATASLPRSVVLRNAGTTALSVTSIGLPAPFTTAATSTCGSAPFQLAANANCQLDLLFTPSTIGAVSTVLEVNIANGPPQRVTLLGNGLRTGTQLASSVSLQTSGTLNYAGVPLAITAAVLGSSTTAATGNVTFLDGTTVLGTSPLNPSAQATLTTAALATGAHTLSARYSGDALYLPSTSAASALTITLAPDFTATASNTAPLILHSGNPGALSLTLQPSNGVLNRVVTITVDGLPPGTAINVTPIPITLASDPVPVNIAFKLPVSLSQAQPSSALRLVLLAPFLLFLPARRRASALLLVALAVLPLALQGCGGGYLGGQSVTAQSATATYPVTVTATCTGVTGGTLTHTASFTVEVQP; from the coding sequence GTGACGGCCACCCAACGAGGTGTGCCGCCGTCCTCGACCTTCTCCCACCTGTGCGCACGCTCCATGCGCTGCCTCTGTCTCACCCTCGCCGCGAGCCTCCTGGCGCTGTCCCTCCCGTGCATCCGCGCGCAAGACGCCGTGCTCGTTCTCACGCCGTCGCCGACCACCACGGTCGCCGCCGGCACGGGCTCAGCAGGCTACGGCGGCGACGGCAACTCTGCCTCTGCCGCACAGCTCGCGGCTCCCTCCGCCATGGCTCGCGACGCGCAAGGAAACATCTTTCTCGCCGACACGCGCAACCACCGCATCCGCCGCATCGCAGCCGCCGACGGCACCATCTCGACCATCGCGGGAACAGGCGTGCAGGGCTTTGCAGGCGACGAAGGTCCCGCCACCCAGGCGCAGCTCGACAGCCCCGGTGGCGTCGCCGTCCTCACCGACGGCACTCTCGTGATCGTCGACACGCACAACCATCGCCTGCGCCGTGTCGACGCCGCCGGCAACATCCACACCATTGCCGGCACCGGCACTCGCGGCTACAGTGGCGACGGTGCCGCAGCCACGGCAGCGCAACTGAACGGACCGCTCGGCGTCGCCGCCGGCCTGGCCGGCGACCTCTACATCGCGGACGCCGGCAATCACTGCATCCGTCATCTCGGCGCCGACGGCACCATTAGCACGGTCGCGGGAGATGGAACCCAGGGCGATGCCATCGACGGCGCGCCTGCCACCTCGACGCACCTCAACCTGCCCGTCGCCGTCACGGTGCGCGCAGACGGCTCCGTGCTCATCACAGACCGCGGCAGCAACCGCATCCTCATCCTGCAGACCGACGGCACGCTGCACACCCTCAACACCGCCTCGGTCTCGCTACGCAGGCCCAGCGGCACCGGCACAAACAGCTTCGGCGACACCCTGATCGCGGACACCGGCAACTTCCGCGTCGCTCAGATCAGCAGCTCCGGCGCCGGTTCAGTCCTCGGCTCCGGCGAGCAGGGCGCGCCCAACCCGGCACTGGCACCCATCGCTACCGCGTTCGGCGCAACCGCCTCCGTGCTGGGGACCAACACCTCTGCCGCACCCGGCCAGATCGCCGTCCTCGACCGCGATCACAGCCAACTGCTGCAGGTCTCCCTTCCCCGGCTCGCATTTGCAGACACGGTAGTTGCGACCGCCAGCCTGCCGCGATCGGTAGTCCTCCGCAACGCCGGCACGACCGCTCTCTCGGTCACCTCCATCGGCCTGCCCGCGCCCTTCACCACGGCCGCTACCTCCACCTGCGGCAGCGCGCCCTTCCAACTCGCAGCCAACGCCAACTGCCAGCTCGACCTGCTCTTCACCCCCAGCACCATCGGGGCCGTGAGCACCGTCCTCGAGGTGAACATCGCCAACGGCCCGCCCCAGCGCGTCACGCTGCTCGGCAACGGCCTGCGCACCGGAACCCAGCTCGCATCGAGCGTCTCGCTGCAAACCAGCGGCACGTTGAACTACGCTGGCGTGCCGCTCGCCATAACGGCCGCCGTTCTGGGCAGCAGCACCACAGCGGCAACGGGCAACGTAACCTTCCTCGACGGCACCACGGTGCTCGGCACGAGCCCGCTCAATCCATCCGCGCAGGCCACCCTCACCACGGCCGCGCTCGCCACCGGCGCGCACACGCTCAGCGCCCGCTACAGCGGCGACGCGCTCTACCTGCCCAGCACCTCCGCCGCCTCAGCATTGACCATCACGCTCGCACCGGACTTCACCGCAACCGCTTCCAACACCGCCCCGCTGATCCTGCACAGCGGCAACCCCGGCGCGCTTTCGCTCACACTCCAACCCAGCAACGGCGTCCTCAATCGCGTCGTCACCATCACCGTCGACGGCCTCCCACCCGGTACCGCAATCAACGTCACACCAATCCCAATCACCCTCGCCAGCGATCCAGTGCCCGTGAACATCGCGTTCAAGCTGCCCGTGAGCCTCTCGCAGGCGCAACCGTCCTCTGCCCTGCGCCTAGTCCTGCTCGCTCCATTTCTGCTCTTTTTACCGGCTCGACGCCGCGCTTCCGCTCTGCTGCTCGTCGCACTCGCCGTTCTCCCATTGGCTCTCCAAGGATGTGGCGGCGGCTACCTTGGTGGTCAGAGCGTGACCGCTCAGAGCGCCACCGCCACTTACCCCGTCACCGTCACGGCCACGTGCACAGGCGTCACCGGCGGCACCCTCACCCACACCGCATCCTTCACCGTGGAGGTCCAGCCATAG
- a CDS encoding pyruvoyl-dependent arginine decarboxylase, with protein sequence MNMVPKRLFFTKGVGRHKERLTSFEMALRDAGIAAQNLVRVSSIFPPKCKMITRKEGLKYLNPGEVVFAVVAENSTREPHRLVVSSIGVAIPTDRNTYGYLSEHHSFGETEEQAGDYAEELAAEMLATTLDVEFDPDTSWDEKKEIYRISNKIVRTANVTQSAVGDKKGLWTTTIAAAILIFDDEDKD encoded by the coding sequence ATGAATATGGTTCCCAAGCGCCTGTTTTTCACCAAGGGCGTCGGACGGCACAAGGAACGGCTCACATCGTTCGAAATGGCACTGCGCGACGCCGGCATTGCGGCACAGAACCTCGTGCGCGTGTCCTCCATCTTCCCGCCAAAGTGCAAGATGATCACCCGCAAAGAGGGTTTGAAGTACCTGAACCCCGGTGAGGTCGTCTTTGCCGTCGTGGCAGAAAACAGCACCCGCGAGCCGCACCGCCTTGTGGTCAGCTCCATCGGCGTCGCCATCCCGACGGACCGCAACACCTACGGCTACCTGTCGGAGCACCACAGCTTCGGCGAGACCGAGGAGCAGGCCGGCGACTACGCCGAAGAGCTCGCCGCCGAAATGCTCGCCACCACCCTCGACGTCGAGTTCGATCCGGACACGAGCTGGGACGAGAAGAAGGAAATCTACCGCATCTCTAACAAGATCGTTCGCACCGCCAACGTAACGCAAAGCGCCGTCGGCGACAAGAAGGGTCTGTGGACCACCACCATCGCCGCCGCCATCCTCATCTTCGACGACGAAGACAAGGACTAA
- a CDS encoding MFS transporter, producing the protein MSGSTERSLDPSTLRGRALAVALLSATALFMENLDATILTTGLPAMARDFHVTPVALNVGITAYLLTLAVLIPASGWVADRFGERKTFATAVLVFTVASACCAASRTLPWFLASRVLQGAGGAMMVPVGRLMVVRSATKPQLMKAIAYTIWPALTAPILGPVVGGWIIHVASWPWMFLLNLPIGFLLFGISLAVVRDSERQAAPPSLDGTGVVLTGLSCLLWVVGLELFENGAGVVSSGALLALGLVCTMLTVSHMRRSPRALFAPALFRIATFRTVMVAGSLFRMAVFSVPFLLPLLFQTAFGLDALRSGSLTMAVFAGNLAMKPLTTPLLRRYGFRGVLLGNGIATVLLLAACGWLRAATPVTLVLLILFLGGAGRSMELTALTTLGFADLSPELTASGTTFATMVQQMTVSLGVSVAALVLHLTQGTAADGGAGHGSFRAAFCAMSALALCSLISFARLPVEAGSAVSGHRVRTQALGDAPAQG; encoded by the coding sequence TTGAGCGGCTCTACCGAACGATCCTTGGACCCATCCACGCTGCGCGGACGCGCGCTGGCGGTGGCACTGCTGTCGGCGACGGCGCTGTTCATGGAAAACCTGGACGCGACGATCCTGACCACGGGCCTGCCGGCGATGGCGCGCGATTTTCACGTGACACCTGTGGCGCTGAATGTGGGCATCACCGCATACCTGCTGACGCTGGCGGTGCTGATCCCGGCGAGCGGGTGGGTGGCCGACCGGTTTGGCGAGCGGAAGACGTTTGCAACGGCGGTGCTGGTGTTTACGGTCGCCTCTGCGTGCTGTGCAGCCAGTCGAACACTCCCATGGTTCCTGGCGAGTCGTGTGCTGCAGGGTGCGGGCGGGGCAATGATGGTGCCGGTGGGCCGGCTGATGGTGGTGCGCTCGGCGACCAAGCCGCAGTTGATGAAGGCGATTGCGTATACGATCTGGCCCGCCCTGACCGCGCCGATCCTGGGACCGGTGGTCGGCGGATGGATCATCCATGTGGCGAGCTGGCCCTGGATGTTTCTGCTGAACTTGCCGATCGGTTTCCTGCTGTTTGGAATCTCGCTGGCGGTGGTGCGCGACAGTGAGCGGCAGGCAGCACCGCCGTCGCTGGACGGTACCGGCGTTGTGCTGACCGGGCTGTCGTGCCTGCTGTGGGTGGTGGGGCTGGAGCTGTTTGAGAACGGCGCCGGCGTAGTCAGCTCCGGCGCACTGCTGGCGCTTGGACTCGTGTGCACGATGCTCACGGTCAGCCACATGCGGCGCAGTCCGCGCGCGCTGTTTGCGCCTGCGCTGTTCCGGATTGCGACGTTTCGCACCGTGATGGTGGCGGGTTCGCTGTTTCGAATGGCGGTGTTTTCCGTACCGTTCCTGCTGCCGCTGCTGTTTCAAACGGCGTTTGGGTTGGACGCTCTGCGGTCGGGATCGCTGACGATGGCGGTGTTTGCGGGCAACCTGGCGATGAAGCCGCTGACCACGCCCCTGCTGCGGCGGTACGGATTTCGTGGCGTGCTGCTGGGCAACGGCATCGCGACAGTGTTGCTGCTGGCCGCTTGCGGGTGGCTGCGAGCCGCGACTCCAGTCACGCTGGTGCTGCTCATTCTGTTTTTGGGGGGCGCCGGGCGGTCCATGGAGCTGACTGCGTTGACGACGCTTGGCTTTGCCGACCTGTCGCCGGAGCTGACGGCAAGCGGGACGACGTTCGCAACCATGGTGCAGCAGATGACGGTGAGTTTGGGTGTGTCGGTGGCCGCGCTGGTTCTGCACCTGACGCAAGGTACGGCCGCGGATGGCGGCGCTGGCCACGGCAGCTTTCGGGCGGCGTTCTGCGCGATGAGTGCGCTGGCGCTATGCAGCCTGATTTCGTTTGCGCGGTTGCCGGTTGAGGCGGGGAGCGCAGTGAGCGGGCACCGCGTGCGTACCCAGGCCCTTGGAGATGCGCCCGCGCAAGGTTGA
- a CDS encoding HAD family hydrolase translates to MNRPELLIFDLDGTLIDSRRDLVECVNASLVHCGLPHLPAEHIASFIGDGAAALVERSLAAAGGDPHLLQDEALRYFLSFYREHLLDHTAPYPGVLAALQQIRNLDSPPLLAVLTNKPVNPSHRICDALHLTPLLFANFGGNSFATKKPDPEGLLALWRNAETILGHMIAPERVVLIGDSEVDVRTARNAGVLAWGCTWGFAKEKMLAESPDALAHSPADWLALLQASSTAD, encoded by the coding sequence TTGAACCGTCCGGAACTTCTCATTTTCGATCTGGACGGCACGCTGATCGACTCTCGTCGCGACCTCGTCGAGTGCGTCAACGCCTCGCTGGTCCACTGCGGGCTTCCGCACCTGCCAGCGGAACATATTGCGAGCTTCATCGGCGATGGCGCAGCCGCCTTGGTCGAACGTTCCCTGGCTGCCGCCGGGGGAGATCCGCATCTTCTCCAGGACGAAGCGCTCCGTTACTTCCTAAGCTTCTACCGCGAACACCTGCTCGATCACACCGCACCCTACCCAGGCGTGCTCGCCGCGCTCCAGCAAATCCGCAATCTGGATTCGCCGCCACTGCTGGCCGTACTCACCAACAAGCCTGTCAATCCTTCGCACCGCATTTGCGACGCTCTCCACCTCACGCCGCTCCTCTTCGCGAACTTCGGCGGCAACAGCTTCGCGACCAAGAAGCCAGACCCCGAAGGCCTGCTCGCCCTCTGGCGTAACGCGGAGACGATCCTCGGGCACATGATCGCTCCCGAAAGGGTAGTTCTCATCGGCGACTCCGAAGTGGACGTTCGCACCGCCCGCAACGCCGGCGTCCTCGCCTGGGGATGCACCTGGGGCTTCGCAAAGGAGAAGATGCTCGCCGAATCACCGGACGCTCTGGCCCATTCCCCCGCCGACTGGCTCGCACTGCTCCAAGCCAGCAGCACCGCTGATTAG
- a CDS encoding ThuA domain-containing protein, producing the protein MPRSRSLALLGGCLAALLIVGLCVAQSAPKRILVYTRNYTPDGKGYVHENIAASVEAFRRIGAQHGITVDTSADPAAFTPANLSRYDALVFSNSNNDAFATDAQRDAFRAYIHAGHGFVAVHSASGSERNWPYFQQVLGGHFAFHPPQQSFTVTVADPASPVTRSLPASFRWTDECYFLDRLAPDLHILLTTPRDALALGDKAADARQFPSALPLAWTQTFDNSREFYIALGHNIDNYDNPLFTGILERGLLWTLGMNR; encoded by the coding sequence ATGCCTAGGTCGAGATCGCTGGCCCTGCTGGGCGGCTGCCTCGCAGCCCTCCTGATCGTGGGCCTGTGCGTCGCGCAGTCCGCCCCCAAGCGCATCCTGGTCTATACCCGCAACTACACACCCGATGGCAAGGGCTACGTCCACGAAAACATCGCCGCTAGTGTCGAGGCCTTCCGCCGCATCGGTGCGCAGCACGGTATTACCGTCGACACCTCCGCCGATCCGGCGGCCTTCACCCCGGCGAACCTCAGCCGGTACGACGCCCTGGTCTTCAGCAACAGCAACAACGACGCCTTCGCTACGGACGCGCAGCGCGATGCCTTCCGCGCCTACATTCACGCCGGCCATGGCTTCGTTGCCGTCCACTCCGCTTCCGGCAGCGAGCGGAACTGGCCGTACTTCCAGCAGGTGCTCGGGGGACACTTCGCCTTCCACCCGCCCCAGCAGAGCTTCACCGTGACCGTTGCGGACCCCGCTTCGCCGGTCACCCGTTCCCTGCCCGCCAGCTTCCGCTGGACCGACGAATGCTACTTCCTCGACCGTCTCGCGCCCGATCTTCACATCCTTCTGACTACGCCGCGCGATGCCCTCGCCCTCGGCGACAAGGCCGCTGACGCCCGTCAGTTTCCGTCCGCTCTGCCGTTGGCGTGGACCCAAACCTTCGATAACAGCCGCGAGTTCTACATAGCGCTCGGTCACAACATCGACAACTACGACAACCCACTCTTCACCGGCATCCTGGAGCGCGGTCTCCTCTGGACCCTCGGAATGAACCGTTGA